Proteins encoded by one window of Lycium barbarum isolate Lr01 chromosome 11, ASM1917538v2, whole genome shotgun sequence:
- the LOC132619290 gene encoding uncharacterized protein LOC132619290 gives MDVNVGSQDMKVVNRIMLRFRPIAPKPVTDGSETGSKPEDIKNEPVTKPRRKRKYVRVKKNSNCNNIIEEEERKDGSVVTLQLLPESSSSSANFQDNGALQNEISFSHKYDNNGILAISSPDQFDLKVAMQTPRMVESWVMVDGMTKTFADEDALLGSTDMEKMKNLETDTCPGLISDGLGFVQWVNPAYRRMVADGGPTSEMVVRLVMKEKIVSEELPRAFACSVRVVYSSLNSKQSRIMPCDVWKMEFGGFAWRFDSKAALSLGR, from the exons ATGGATGTTAACGTTGGATCACAAGATATGAAGGTAGTCAACCGGATAATGCTAAGATTCCGGCCAATCGCACCTAAACCGGTTACCGACGGTTCAGAAACTGGTTCTAAACCGGAGGACATCAAGAATGAACCGGTTACTAAACCGAGAAGGAAGAGAAAGTACGTTAGAGTTAAGAAAAATAGCAACTGTAACAATattattgaagaagaagaaaggaaagatgGATCTGTTGTAACCCTTCAGTTGCTTCCGGAGAGTAGCAGTAGCAGCGCGAACTTTCAAGATAACGGAGCTTTACAAAATGAAATCAGTTTCTCTCACAAGTATGATAATAATGGTATCTTAGCCATCAGTTCGCCGGATCAATTCGATCTGAAG GTAGCGATGCAAACACCAAGAATGGTGGAGTCTTGGGTGATGGTGGATGGAATGACAAAAACATTTGCAGATGAAGACGCTTTGTTAGGAAGTACGGACATGGAGAAGATGAAGAATCTCGAGACGGACACGTGTCCAGGATTGATATCGGATGGCTTAGGTTTTGTGCAGTGGGTTAATCCGGCATATCGGAGAATGGTGGCAGATGGAGGACCAACATCGGAGATGGTGGTGAGGTTGGTTATGAAGGAAAAAATTGTAAGTGAGGAATTGCCTAGAGCATTTGCATGCAGTGTAAGGGTAGTATATTCATCGCTGAATTCGAAGCAATCACGAATAATGCCGTGTGATGTGTGGAAAATGGAGTTTGGAGGGTTTGCATGGAGGTTTGATTCTAAGGCTGCACTTAGCTTGGGTCGTTGA
- the LOC132618887 gene encoding lysine histidine transporter 1-like gives MEIQAPKHSNNVYIHSSISDEEKLAEERAIDSWLPITSNRNAKWWYSAFHNVTAMVGAGVLSLPYALAQLGWGAGVTVLALSWIITFYTLWQMVEMHEIVPGKRFDRYHELGQHAFGKKLGLWIIVPQQLIVEVGVDIVYMVTGGHSLKRFHELVCQQHHCKDIKLTYFIMIFASVHFVISHLPDFNSIAGVSLAAAIMSISYSTIAWGASVKKGVQAEVKYGYKSDQTTADAVFNFFSALGDVAFAYAGHNVVLEIQATIPSTPEKPSKKPMWKGVIVAYIIVAMCYFPVAIIGYWAFGNKVNGIILVSLDKPTWLIAMANIFVVIHVIGSYQIYAMPVFDMIETVLVRKFKFKATWILRFVTRNIYVAFTMFVGITFPFFNELLGFFGGFAFAPTTYYLPCIMWLLICKPKKYSLSWIINWVCIILGVLLMVIAPIGGLRLIIKRAKKYEFYS, from the exons ATGGAAATTCAAGCTCCAAAACATTCCAACAACGTATACATTCACAGCTCCATAAGT GATGAAGAAAAACTAGCAGAAGAGAGAGCAATAGACTCATGGCTTCCCATAACATCAAATAGGAATGCAAAATGGTGGTATTCTGCTTTCCACAATGTTACTGCCATGGTTGGTGCTGGTGTTCTCAGTCTCCCTTATGCCTTGGCTCAACTTGGATG GGGGGCTGGAGTAACAGTGCTGGCGCTATCTTGGATTATAACATTCTACACATTATGGCAAATGGTGGAGATGCACGAGATTGTTCCTGGCAAGCGTTTCGATAGATATCATGAACTTGGGCAGCATGCTTTTGGGAAAAAACTTGGCCTATGGATCATTGTGCCCCAACaactaattgttgaagttggagttgacaTAGTTTATATGGTGACTGGAGGGCATTCACTCAAGAGGTTCCATGAATTAGTCTGTCAACAACATCATTGCAAAGACATAAAACTTACATACTTCATCATGATATTTGCCTCTGTCCATTTTGTTATCTCCCATCTTCCTGATTTCAATTCCATAGCAGGCGTGTCTTTGGCTGCGGCTATCATGTCCATAAG CTACTCTACCATTGCTTGGGGGGCTTCAGTTAAAAAAGGTGTACAAGCAGAAGTGAAATATGGCTACAAGTCAGATCAGACCACAGCAGACGCAGTCTTCAACTTTTTCAGTGCATTGGGAGACGTTGCATTTGCTTATGCTGGTCATAATGTTgtgttggaaattcaagcaacaATTCCTTCAACACCAGAAAAGCCTTCAAAAAAACCAATGTGGAAAGGAGTTATTGTTGCTTATATTATTGTTGCTATGTGTTATTTCCCTGTTGCTATTATTGGCTATTGGGCGTTTGGGAATAAAGTGAATGGAATTATTCTTGTATCCTTGGACAAACCTACTTGGCTTATTGCTATGGCTAACATCTTTGTTGTTATTCATGTTATTGGGAGCTATCAG ATATATGCAATGCCAGTGTTTGACATGATAGAGACGGTGCTTGTCAGAAAATTTAAGTTCAAGGCAACCTGGATATTGCGGTTTGTTACAAGGAACATTTATGTGG CTTTCACCATGTTTGTTGGCATTACCTTCCCTTTCTTCAATGAGCTGCTTGGATTCTTTGGAGGATTTGCTTTTGCCCCAACAACCTACTAT CTGCCTTGCATCATGTGGCTACTAATCTGCAAACCAAAGAAATACAGTCTCTCTTGGATTATTAACTGG GTTTGCATTATTCTTGGAGTACTATTGATGGTCATAGCACCAATTGGTGGCCTAAGATTAATAATTAAGCGAGCCAAGAAATACGAATTTTACTCTTAG